A genomic window from Cydia strobilella chromosome 26, ilCydStro3.1, whole genome shotgun sequence includes:
- the LOC134752992 gene encoding uncharacterized protein LOC134752992, which translates to MPEPESPPKKHKREPLVIPRRKPSVVIPGRKIVYPTPDKTTCAECTCFPKDAPYRKPAKLRACLQSPPTLYELTAIVVDQLKFPEAFHWTEEDVAEWVEGQVGLPEYKECIMDNKINGRRLLMLEHAYHLPPIGVHSLEHIQRITSAVRNLFSTEFIKFSRSIGLPTRYPLTHCTWFKSRTGPSWGIRQNWTRCDILRAMGILMPAPVYMDHWDLVWYQKPDFPKVKFARIPKRHKSDPIPHYTGKKDIWNEILVPRKFILEKHIPPELQLIWMQKIDYPPLFPEEKKKTRPVKPSRLVPKPVKIEGLKGEQLLLARRQMPKPKFLP; encoded by the exons atgccg GAACCAGAATCTCCGCCGAAAAAACACAAACGGGAACCGCTAGTGATACCACGAAGGAAACCCTCAGTGGTCATACCAGGACGGAAG ATCGTGTATCCCACCCCGGACAAGACTACATGTGCAGAATGCACGTGCTTTCCAAAAGATGCTCCTTATAGAAAGCCAGC GAAATTGAGAGCCTGTTTGCAATCACCACCTACATTATACGAGCTAACAGCGATAGTGGTAGATCAGCTGAAGTTTCCAGAAGCATTCCATTGGACAGAGGAAGATGTAGCTGAGTGGGTGGAGGGGCAAGTTGGACTGCCGGAGTATAAG GAGTGCATTATGGATAACAAAATCAACGGACGGAGGTTGCTGATGCTAGAACACGCGTATCATCTGCCTCCGATCGGGGTCCATAGCTTAGAGCATATCCAA AGGATAACTTCAGCGGTCCGCAATCTCTTCAGCACGGAGTTCATCAAATTCAGCCGTAGTATAGGGCTGCCGACACGTTATCCACTAACTCATTGTACCTGGTTCAAATCCCGGACTGGGCCCAGTTGGGGCATACGACAAAATTGGACCag ATGTGATATTCTCCGAGCTATGGGGATTTTAATGCCTGCACCTGTGTATATGGACCACTGGGATTTAGTTTG GTACCAAAAGCCAGATTTCCCCAAAGTGAAGTTTGCAAGGATCCCTAAAAGGCATAAATCCGATCCTATACCACATTACACAGGGAAGAAAGATATTTGGAACGAAATTCTG GTCCCGAGAAAATTCATCCTAGAGAAGCACATCCCGCCAGAACTCCAGCTGATCTGGATGCAGAAGATAGACTATCCCCCCCTCTTTCCCGAAGAAAAGAAGAAGACAAGACCAGTGAAGCCTTCGCGATTAGTACCCAAGCCGGTGAAGATTGAGGGCTTGAAGGGCGAGCAGCTGCTGCTGGCGAGGAGGCAAATGCCCAAACCCAAGTTCCTGCCTTGA